From a single Cyclobacterium marinum DSM 745 genomic region:
- the ltrA gene encoding group II intron reverse transcriptase/maturase codes for MRMNLWNETKSIPISRQMVWEAYQKVRSNKGSAGVDAISMEKFDVDRRKHLYKLWNRMSSGSYFPPAVKEVEIPKKDGAVRKLGVPTISDRVGQMVVKMFIEPRLEAIFSTNSYGYRPNRNAHQALSEVRNNCWKHNWVIDLDIKGFFDNIDHNKLMLALEKHVPEIWVKLYVRRWLEAPVVTVSGQQIEKQGKGTPQGGVISPLLANLFLHYAFDKWLEKIDKNVVFTRYADDVILHCNTKSHSEQILRLVHQRMESVGLELHPQKTKIVYCRDFRRRGKYPTVKFDFLGYSFQPRTAYSKKKGKLFIGYDCAISISSRKRIADRLEELKVNKLTFKSIVGVAQFLNPMIRGWVHYYGKFKMFELTKVFRLLSKRLVWWARKRYKRYKTSIRKGYKWLARVRSQYPTLFYHWQFSEINVVA; via the coding sequence ATGAGGATGAATTTATGGAATGAAACAAAATCAATACCTATAAGTCGCCAAATGGTTTGGGAGGCTTATCAAAAAGTGCGTTCCAACAAAGGGAGTGCAGGAGTTGATGCGATAAGTATGGAAAAATTCGATGTGGACCGTAGAAAACATTTGTACAAACTTTGGAATCGTATGTCATCAGGGAGTTATTTTCCCCCAGCAGTCAAAGAAGTGGAAATACCCAAGAAAGACGGTGCAGTCCGTAAATTGGGCGTTCCCACAATCAGTGACAGAGTTGGGCAGATGGTTGTCAAAATGTTCATTGAGCCAAGATTAGAGGCAATATTCAGTACAAACTCTTACGGTTATCGACCCAATAGAAATGCCCATCAGGCATTGTCAGAGGTACGAAATAACTGTTGGAAACATAATTGGGTAATTGACCTAGATATCAAAGGTTTCTTTGACAACATTGACCACAATAAACTGATGCTTGCTTTAGAGAAACACGTGCCTGAAATCTGGGTAAAACTCTATGTCAGACGATGGTTGGAAGCACCCGTTGTTACAGTATCTGGGCAACAAATCGAAAAGCAAGGAAAAGGAACACCACAGGGTGGAGTAATCAGCCCGTTATTAGCAAATCTTTTCTTACATTATGCTTTTGATAAATGGTTAGAAAAGATAGATAAAAATGTAGTTTTTACACGTTATGCCGATGATGTAATACTACACTGTAACACAAAATCCCATTCAGAACAAATATTACGATTGGTACATCAAAGAATGGAATCGGTAGGGTTAGAACTACATCCACAGAAGACAAAAATTGTCTATTGCCGAGATTTTAGAAGAAGAGGAAAATACCCAACAGTCAAATTTGATTTCTTGGGATATTCTTTTCAGCCAAGAACTGCCTACTCTAAGAAAAAGGGAAAGCTGTTTATAGGTTATGATTGTGCTATAAGTATAAGTTCAAGAAAACGAATTGCAGACAGGCTTGAAGAACTTAAGGTAAACAAACTTACTTTTAAAAGTATTGTAGGGGTGGCTCAATTCCTTAATCCAATGATTAGAGGATGGGTGCATTATTATGGTAAATTTAAGATGTTTGAACTTACCAAAGTCTTCAGATTATTGAGTAAGCGATTGGTTTGGTGGGCAAGGAAAAGGTATAAGCGATACAAAACCAGTATCAGGAAAGGTTACAAATGGTTAGCAAGAGTACGGAGTCAATACCCCACCTTGTTTTACCATTGGCAATTTTCAGAAATAAATGTAGTAGCTTAG
- a CDS encoding reverse transcriptase domain-containing protein, which yields MVWEAYLQVKRKGKSAGVDELSMSVYDMQRHRHLYKVWNRLASGSYFPPAVLQVEIPKKNGSMRQLGIPTISDRVAQTVIKNQIEVRLEKIFHQDSYGYRPKRSAHQALEQVRNNRRLAQWRVK from the coding sequence ATGGTATGGGAAGCTTACCTACAGGTAAAGCGGAAAGGGAAGAGTGCAGGAGTGGATGAACTAAGTATGTCAGTGTATGATATGCAAAGACATCGGCACTTGTATAAAGTCTGGAATCGCTTGGCTTCGGGTAGTTATTTTCCACCAGCAGTCTTACAAGTTGAGATTCCCAAGAAAAATGGATCTATGCGTCAATTGGGGATTCCAACGATCAGCGATAGGGTAGCTCAAACGGTCATTAAGAATCAGATAGAGGTAAGATTGGAAAAGATCTTTCATCAGGATTCCTACGGTTATCGTCCAAAACGGAGTGCCCATCAGGCGCTAGAACAGGTTCGGAATAACAGGCGTTTAGCTCAATGGCGGGTGAAGTGA
- a CDS encoding PDDEXK nuclease domain-containing protein, with translation MSKIEQYNKSDFYKKVVDLLKEARKSVVQTINKTMVYTYFEIGRMIVEEEQNGKERAEYGKQILKDLSKQLSAEFGKGFSVTNLQQMKNFYNVYGKQQTVSAESEDVIIPNNNLQLSWSHYLFLMRIDNINERKFYEIEATNNNWSLRELRRQFDTSLYERLALSRDKNAIKELSEKGQIIDKAKDSLKDPYILEFIGLPENKKYSESELEQKIIDKLEHFLLELGKGFTFVGRQVRFTFDEEHFRVDLVFYNRLLQCFVVIDLKIGKLTHQDLGQMQMYVNYYDRFVKLDTENKTIGIILCKDKKDTLVEITLPENNEQIFASKYQTVLPSKKELKQLIENKENE, from the coding sequence ATGAGCAAAATAGAGCAATATAATAAATCTGACTTCTACAAAAAAGTAGTAGATTTACTTAAGGAAGCACGAAAGAGTGTAGTTCAGACTATCAATAAAACGATGGTTTACACCTATTTTGAAATAGGACGAATGATTGTTGAAGAAGAACAAAACGGAAAAGAGCGAGCAGAATATGGAAAGCAAATTCTCAAAGATTTATCAAAACAATTGAGTGCAGAATTTGGCAAAGGATTTTCTGTAACTAATCTTCAACAAATGAAGAACTTTTATAATGTTTATGGAAAACAACAGACAGTGTCTGCTGAATCTGAAGATGTAATTATTCCAAATAACAACCTCCAATTAAGTTGGTCGCATTATTTGTTTTTAATGCGTATCGACAATATTAACGAAAGAAAATTCTATGAAATCGAAGCTACGAATAATAACTGGAGCTTAAGGGAATTACGTAGACAATTTGACACCTCTCTTTATGAGCGTTTAGCACTAAGTCGAGATAAAAATGCAATAAAAGAGCTTTCTGAAAAAGGACAAATAATTGACAAAGCAAAAGATAGCTTGAAAGACCCTTATATTCTTGAATTTATTGGACTTCCTGAAAATAAGAAGTATTCCGAAAGTGAATTAGAACAAAAAATCATTGATAAATTAGAGCACTTTCTACTTGAACTGGGCAAGGGATTTACATTTGTTGGACGACAGGTAAGGTTTACATTTGACGAGGAACATTTTAGAGTTGACCTCGTTTTTTACAATCGACTATTACAATGTTTTGTTGTTATTGATTTAAAAATAGGCAAATTAACACATCAAGACTTAGGACAAATGCAAATGTATGTCAACTATTACGACAGATTTGTAAAACTTGATACTGAGAACAAAACAATTGGAATAATCCTATGTAAAGACAAAAAAGACACGCTTGTAGAAATTACATTGCCTGAAAATAATGAGCAAATTTTTGCAAGTAAATATCAAACTGTATTGCCAAGCAAAAAAGAGTTAAAACAATTGATTGAAAACAAAGAGAATGAATAA